In one Diprion similis isolate iyDipSimi1 chromosome 6, iyDipSimi1.1, whole genome shotgun sequence genomic region, the following are encoded:
- the LOC124406974 gene encoding GPN-loop GTPase 3, producing the protein MRYAQLVMGPAGCGKSTYCSTMVQHANDEKKIIEVVNLDPAAEYFDYEPLVDIRELIHLDDAMEDQELKFGPNGGLVFCMEYLLENSKWLEEQLGDVDEDYIIFDCPGQIELYTHMTVIRQLVDMLQNINFRICGVFLLDSQFMVDGSKFLSGTMAALSVMINLELPHVNILTKMDLLSKGARKQLDRYLEPDPHSLLADMEKGHWNQKYRNLTEALGRLIEDYSLVRFYPLNIKDEENIADIRLTIDNIIQYGEEADVKMKDFDEPEQDDGD; encoded by the exons ATGAGATATGCCCAACTGGTTATGGGGCCCGCTGGTTGCGGAAAG TCTACATATTGTTCCACAATGGTACAACATGCAAACGATGAAAAGAAGATTATAGAAGTGGTGAATTTGGACCCAGCAGCTGAGTACTTCGACTATGAGCCTTTGGTAGATATACGAGAACTGATTCACTTGGATGATGCCATGGAGGATCAGGAGTTGAAGTTCGGTCCTAATGGTGGCCTTGTATTCTGTATGGA ATACTTACTCGAGAATTCAAAGTGGCTGGAGGAACAATTGGGTGACGTGGATGAGGACTACATAATTTTCGATTGCCCTGGTCAAATAGAACTTTACACACACATGACGGTGATACGTCAGCTTGTTGACATGCTGCAGAATATAAATTTCCGAATTTGCGGTGTGTTCTTATTGGACAGTCAATTCATGGTAGATGGTTCAAAGTTTTTGTCCGGCACAATGGCAGCCCTTAGCGTGATGATTAATTTAGAACTTCCGCACGTCAACATTCTCACTAAAATGGACTTGCTCTCAAAAGGAGCAAGGAAACAGTTGGACAGATATCTAGAACCAGATCCACATAGCTTGTTGGCAGACATGGAGAAGGGTCACTGGAATCAAAAGTACAGAAATCTCACTGAAGCTCTTGGTAGATTAATCGAGGACTACAGCCTAGTTCGATTTTATCCACTTAATATCAAGGACGAAGAAAATATTGCTGACATAAGGCTGACTATTGATAATATCATCCAATACGGTGAGGAAGCTGACGTCAAAATGAAGGACTTTGATGAGCCGGAGCAAGATGATGGCGATTAA